In uncultured Ilyobacter sp., a genomic segment contains:
- a CDS encoding DUF721 domain-containing protein: MKNMTSVKEIIEEAVIKSKKLKEAMIRAKWEEIVEGLFFKSSPLYIKEGVLYVTVESSVLLQHMYMNKNNYIKRINEILKGNYISDMIFKVGKIPLEEYFKENISSETERPDEVEAALSPHEYKELEKSVENIENKQIKDKVLSLKVQSLKREKSLKKIGYKYCSECGILHKNSGNLCTICENKRHIKREETLLKLFRENPYTTLKEAEKFIEGLSKEEYDKGKEKKLDKIYKRAEFAIKDESIEVARLELIEYFKLETGEKEIKRITEKADNLIELIREKLRRR; the protein is encoded by the coding sequence ATGAAGAATATGACCAGTGTAAAAGAGATAATAGAGGAAGCCGTGATCAAAAGTAAAAAACTAAAAGAGGCCATGATCCGAGCCAAATGGGAGGAGATAGTAGAAGGCCTTTTTTTTAAGAGCTCGCCCCTCTATATAAAGGAGGGCGTTTTGTATGTAACAGTCGAGTCCTCTGTTTTGCTCCAGCATATGTACATGAACAAAAATAATTATATAAAAAGAATCAATGAAATACTAAAAGGAAACTATATCAGTGACATGATTTTTAAGGTGGGGAAAATACCCTTAGAAGAGTATTTTAAGGAAAATATATCCAGTGAAACAGAAAGACCAGATGAAGTAGAGGCGGCTTTGTCCCCCCATGAATATAAAGAACTGGAAAAAAGTGTTGAAAATATAGAGAACAAGCAGATAAAGGACAAGGTGCTTTCCTTGAAGGTTCAGTCTCTCAAAAGAGAGAAATCCTTAAAAAAAATAGGCTATAAATACTGCAGCGAATGCGGTATATTACATAAAAATTCTGGGAATTTATGCACAATATGTGAAAACAAGAGGCATATAAAAAGAGAGGAAACTCTTTTGAAACTTTTCAGGGAAAATCCCTATACAACTTTGAAAGAAGCTGAAAAATTTATAGAGGGGCTCTCTAAAGAGGAGTATGACAAAGGCAAGGAAAAGAAGCTCGACAAGATATATAAAAGGGCTGAATTTGCCATAAAGGATGAGAGTATAGAGGTTGCCCGTCTAGAGTTGATAGAGTATTTTAAACTAGAAACTGGAGAAAAAGAGATAAAAAGAATAACTGAGAAAGCAGATAACCTTATTGAATTAATAAGAGAAAAACTTCGTAGGAGGTAG
- the gyrB gene encoding DNA topoisomerase (ATP-hydrolyzing) subunit B: MSNYQAENITVLEGLEAVRKRPGMYIGSTSARGLHHLVWEIVDNSVDESLAGYCNKIEIKVLKDNIIEVSDNGRGIPVGTHPKHGKSALEIVLTVLHAGGKFENSNYKVSGGLHGVGVSVVNALSEWTEVFVKRDGKIHTQRYNRGVPEFDVKVIGKSNETGTTVRFKADHEIFETLEYDFDVLKSRLKEMAYLNKGLEIVLIDERKEVIKEERLKFDGGIVDFIKEVEEGQATLIPEPIYMSGESEDIIVEIAILYTEKQRETIYSFVNNINTHEGGTHVSGFRMALTRIINEVAKSQGLLKERDGNFQGQDIREGVTAIISIKVPEPQFEGQTKTKLGNSEVTAVVSSIMGQFLKMHMEDHPSDARNIIERILMSRKAREAAKKARELVMRKSALEVGSLPGKLADCSSKKPEESEVFIVEGDSAGGSAKQGRDRHTQAILPLRGKIINVEKSGLHKALENNEVRSMVTAFGANIGDDLDLEKLRYHKIIIMTDADVDGAHIRTLILTFFYRYMVDLIHGGYIYIAQPPLFKVTAGRTIQYAYSDKQLKEITTVMDADNKRYTLQRYKGLGEMNPDQLWETTMNHDTRTLLQVTIDDAREADLLFDKLMGDKVEPRRNFIEEHSHFVKNLDI; this comes from the coding sequence ATGAGTAATTATCAAGCGGAAAATATTACGGTATTAGAGGGTTTAGAAGCCGTTAGAAAAAGACCGGGGATGTACATAGGTTCCACATCTGCTAGAGGTCTCCACCACTTAGTCTGGGAGATAGTAGACAACTCTGTGGATGAATCCTTGGCAGGTTATTGTAACAAGATAGAGATAAAAGTCCTAAAGGACAATATAATAGAGGTCAGTGACAATGGAAGAGGAATACCAGTAGGAACTCATCCGAAACACGGTAAGTCGGCACTTGAGATAGTGCTCACTGTTCTCCATGCTGGAGGAAAGTTCGAAAACAGCAACTATAAGGTTTCTGGAGGTCTTCACGGAGTAGGTGTCTCTGTAGTAAATGCCTTATCTGAATGGACTGAGGTTTTTGTAAAAAGAGATGGGAAAATACATACTCAAAGATATAACAGAGGTGTTCCTGAATTCGATGTAAAAGTAATCGGAAAGAGCAATGAAACAGGTACAACAGTAAGATTCAAAGCTGATCATGAAATTTTCGAAACTTTAGAATATGATTTTGACGTTTTAAAGTCGAGACTTAAAGAGATGGCCTACCTTAATAAGGGTCTAGAGATAGTACTGATAGACGAAAGAAAAGAAGTTATAAAGGAAGAAAGATTAAAGTTTGACGGAGGAATAGTCGACTTTATAAAAGAGGTGGAAGAAGGTCAAGCAACTTTAATTCCAGAACCGATATATATGAGCGGTGAAAGTGAAGATATAATAGTTGAGATAGCCATTCTCTATACTGAAAAACAAAGAGAAACGATTTACTCCTTTGTAAATAACATAAATACCCATGAAGGTGGAACCCATGTAAGTGGATTCAGAATGGCTCTTACTAGAATAATAAATGAGGTGGCAAAATCTCAAGGATTGCTAAAAGAAAGAGATGGGAATTTTCAGGGTCAGGATATAAGAGAGGGAGTTACAGCTATTATATCTATAAAGGTTCCTGAGCCACAGTTTGAGGGACAGACAAAAACAAAACTTGGAAATTCAGAGGTAACAGCAGTAGTATCATCTATAATGGGACAGTTTCTCAAGATGCATATGGAAGACCACCCTTCTGATGCCAGAAACATAATAGAGAGAATACTAATGTCTAGAAAAGCCAGAGAGGCAGCTAAAAAAGCAAGAGAACTTGTAATGAGAAAATCTGCCCTTGAAGTTGGATCTCTTCCTGGAAAACTTGCTGACTGTTCTTCTAAAAAACCAGAAGAGAGTGAGGTATTTATAGTAGAGGGAGATTCTGCAGGAGGATCTGCAAAACAAGGTAGGGATAGACACACTCAGGCAATACTTCCTCTTAGAGGTAAGATAATAAATGTTGAGAAGTCAGGTCTTCATAAAGCCCTTGAAAACAACGAGGTAAGATCAATGGTAACAGCCTTTGGTGCCAACATAGGTGATGATCTTGATCTTGAAAAACTGAGATATCACAAGATAATAATAATGACCGATGCAGACGTAGATGGTGCTCATATAAGAACACTTATCCTTACCTTCTTTTACAGATATATGGTAGATCTGATTCACGGAGGATATATATATATAGCTCAGCCTCCTCTGTTTAAGGTAACAGCAGGAAGAACGATACAGTATGCATATTCAGATAAGCAGCTAAAAGAGATAACAACTGTGATGGATGCTGATAATAAGAGATATACCCTACAGAGATACAAGGGTCTTGGGGAGATGAATCCTGACCAACTCTGGGAGACAACAATGAATCACGATACGAGAACTCTTCTTCAGGTAACAATAGATGACGCACGAGAAGCGGATTTACTATTTGATAAACTGATGGGAGATAAAGTAGAACCTAGAAGAAACTTTATCGAAGAGCATTCTCACTTTGTAAAAAATCTAGACATATAA
- the gyrA gene encoding DNA gyrase subunit A: MSNINVRYIEEEMKQSYLDYSMSVIVSRALPDVRDGLKPVHRRILFAMSEMGMTHDKPFKKSARIVGEVLGKYHPHGDSAVYNTMVRMAQDFNFRYQLIDGHGNFGSIDGDSAAAMRYTEARMAKITSELLVDIDKNTIDYRKNFDDSLDEPQVLPAKLPNLLLNGATGIAVGMATNIPPHNLGELLDGVLALIGNKEITSEELMEYVTGPDFPTGGIIDGTKGIYEAYTTGRGRVRVRGKVDIEQLKNGKSNIIVTEIPFQVNKARLIEKIADLVKEKKITGITDLRDESSSREGMRIVVELKKDEEPEIVLNKIYKYTELQNTFGIILLALVDNAPKVLNLKEILSHYVNHRFDVITRRTKYDLEKSENRAHILEGFRVALENIDRIIEIIRGSKDGNTAREHLIEKYSFSDIQARSILDMKLQRLTGLEREKVENEYTALMEHIKELKDILSNDQRVYDIIKEDCEELKEKYSDERRTQIEEERLDINIEDLIKDEKVIVTLTNKGYVKRMSLDKYKAQKRGGKGVSTQNTVEGDFLENMYTASNLDTLMIFTDTGKVYNLKVYEIPEFSKQSRGKLIANLINLQEDEKVRSIIKTREFSETQDLLFVTKEGVVKKTVLSEFKNLNRSGLRAIKLKDGDDLIFVGLVESPNDQVFIATKNGYSIKFPHENVRNMGRATVGVRGINLRDDDDVVSAVVIKRDDTTILTVTENGYGKRTREDEYPLQSRSGKGVINLRCNEKTGVVVEVTSVTEEEELMAITSDGIVIRTPADTISLIGRATQGVRIMRVEEDEKLVSIVKVMKNIEEKILEEEEKSE, encoded by the coding sequence ATGTCTAATATAAATGTCAGATACATCGAAGAGGAGATGAAGCAGTCTTACCTGGATTATTCCATGAGTGTTATTGTAAGTCGTGCTCTTCCAGATGTAAGGGACGGTCTGAAACCGGTACACAGAAGAATACTTTTTGCCATGAGTGAGATGGGTATGACTCATGACAAGCCCTTTAAAAAATCAGCTAGAATCGTCGGAGAAGTACTAGGTAAGTATCATCCTCATGGAGATTCTGCAGTATACAACACAATGGTAAGAATGGCTCAGGATTTTAACTTTAGATACCAGCTTATTGACGGTCACGGAAACTTTGGTTCTATAGATGGAGATTCAGCGGCAGCCATGAGATATACAGAAGCAAGAATGGCCAAAATAACTTCAGAACTACTTGTGGATATAGATAAAAATACCATAGATTACAGAAAAAACTTTGACGACTCACTAGATGAGCCACAGGTTCTTCCGGCAAAACTTCCCAATCTTCTCTTAAACGGAGCAACGGGAATAGCTGTAGGAATGGCAACCAACATACCTCCTCACAATTTAGGAGAGCTGTTAGATGGAGTACTTGCCCTTATCGGAAACAAAGAGATAACTTCTGAAGAACTCATGGAATACGTAACTGGTCCAGATTTCCCGACAGGTGGAATAATTGACGGTACCAAGGGAATTTATGAGGCCTATACAACAGGAAGAGGAAGAGTAAGAGTCCGTGGAAAAGTGGACATAGAGCAGCTTAAAAACGGAAAATCAAACATAATAGTAACAGAGATACCTTTTCAGGTAAACAAGGCAAGACTCATAGAGAAAATAGCAGACCTTGTAAAAGAGAAAAAGATTACTGGAATAACAGACTTAAGAGATGAATCCTCTTCAAGAGAAGGGATGAGAATAGTAGTAGAATTAAAAAAGGACGAAGAGCCTGAAATTGTACTGAATAAAATTTACAAATATACAGAGCTTCAAAATACCTTTGGGATAATACTACTTGCCCTTGTAGACAACGCACCTAAGGTACTGAATCTAAAGGAGATTTTAAGTCATTATGTAAACCATAGGTTTGACGTAATAACAAGAAGAACAAAATATGATCTGGAAAAATCTGAAAACAGAGCCCATATATTAGAGGGATTCAGAGTAGCCCTTGAAAACATAGACAGAATAATAGAGATAATAAGAGGTTCTAAAGATGGTAATACAGCGAGAGAACACCTAATAGAAAAATACAGCTTCTCAGACATACAGGCTAGGTCAATCTTGGATATGAAACTCCAGAGATTAACTGGTCTTGAAAGAGAGAAGGTAGAAAACGAATATACAGCTCTTATGGAACATATAAAGGAACTCAAAGATATTCTATCAAATGACCAGAGAGTATATGACATAATCAAAGAAGATTGTGAAGAACTGAAAGAGAAATACAGTGATGAAAGAAGGACTCAGATAGAGGAAGAGAGATTAGATATAAATATAGAGGACCTTATCAAAGACGAAAAAGTAATAGTAACCCTCACAAATAAGGGTTATGTAAAAAGAATGAGTCTAGATAAGTATAAGGCTCAAAAAAGAGGCGGAAAAGGAGTATCTACACAAAATACAGTAGAGGGTGACTTCTTAGAAAATATGTATACTGCTTCAAATCTAGATACATTGATGATATTCACAGATACTGGAAAAGTATACAACCTCAAGGTATATGAGATACCTGAGTTCTCAAAACAGTCTAGAGGAAAACTCATAGCCAACCTCATCAACCTCCAAGAGGATGAAAAGGTAAGATCAATAATAAAAACAAGGGAGTTTAGCGAAACTCAGGACCTTTTATTTGTGACAAAAGAAGGGGTTGTAAAAAAGACTGTTTTAAGTGAGTTTAAAAACCTAAACAGATCTGGACTGAGAGCGATAAAACTCAAGGATGGAGATGACCTTATATTTGTAGGACTTGTAGAGTCTCCAAATGACCAGGTATTCATAGCAACAAAGAATGGTTACTCTATAAAGTTCCCTCATGAAAATGTAAGAAACATGGGAAGAGCTACAGTAGGAGTAAGGGGAATTAATTTGAGAGATGATGATGATGTGGTTTCTGCTGTGGTAATCAAAAGAGACGATACCACAATTCTTACTGTAACAGAAAATGGTTATGGAAAGAGGACTAGAGAGGACGAGTACCCTCTTCAGTCAAGGTCAGGAAAAGGTGTAATCAACCTAAGATGCAATGAAAAAACAGGAGTTGTAGTAGAGGTAACATCTGTAACTGAAGAAGAGGAGCTTATGGCCATCACTTCTGACGGAATAGTAATAAGAACTCCTGCAGATACAATCTCTCTTATAGGAAGAGCCACACAAGGGGTTAGGATAATGAGAGTAGAAGAAGATGAAAAACTAGTTAGCATAGTGAAAGTAATGAAAAATATAGAGGAAAAGATTTTAGAGGAAGAGGAAAAATCTGAATAA
- a CDS encoding YfcE family phosphodiesterase, which yields MKILVVSDSHQHLEKLIDMFEKENPDIVISAGDNSGDAIDLSYIKEEADYYIVRGNCDYFDFKTDDTEEFNIKGKKIFLTHGHLYNVKSGYEKIKIEAVKKQADIVIFGHTHIPYVDAEYPVLFNPGAAKDGKYGTIEISGEEIKFYHKKL from the coding sequence ATGAAAATTTTAGTTGTTTCTGATAGTCATCAGCATCTTGAAAAATTAATAGATATGTTTGAGAAGGAGAATCCAGATATAGTTATTTCGGCAGGAGATAACAGCGGCGATGCAATAGATCTCTCATATATAAAAGAGGAAGCAGATTATTATATAGTAAGAGGTAACTGCGACTATTTTGATTTTAAAACAGATGACACTGAAGAATTTAATATAAAAGGAAAAAAGATATTCTTAACTCATGGCCATCTTTACAATGTAAAATCAGGATATGAAAAAATAAAAATTGAGGCCGTGAAGAAACAGGCAGATATAGTTATTTTTGGACATACACATATACCCTATGTGGATGCAGAATATCCTGTTCTCTTTAACCCTGGTGCAGCCAAGGATGGAAAATACGGAACCATTGAGATATCTGGAGAAGAAATCAAATTTTATCATAAAAAACTTTAA
- the pheS gene encoding phenylalanine--tRNA ligase subunit alpha encodes MRNRIESLKLSAEEAICKAASLKELDELRVGILGKKGELTEIMKGMRDLSKEERPVMGQLANEVRDSITEALEKKMLDVKEKEKQERISSENIDITLPGRKASSGRYHPITETMNMLKEIFIEMGFDVAEGPEIEKTEYNFDALNIPQDHPSRDLQDTFYMSEDVVLRTHTSPVQVRYMKDRKPPFRMVCPGKVYRSDYDVSHTPMFHQMEGLMVGENISFANLKAILTEFVKKVFGDTEVRFRPHFFPFTEPSAEMDVQCVICKGKGCRLCKDSGWLEIMGCGMVDPEVLKAVGYNPEEVSGFAFGMGIERVTMLRHGIDDLRAFFENDIRFLKQFK; translated from the coding sequence ATGAGAAACAGAATAGAATCGCTAAAACTTAGTGCAGAAGAAGCTATCTGCAAAGCAGCATCTTTGAAGGAGCTCGATGAACTAAGAGTGGGAATCCTTGGAAAAAAGGGAGAACTGACAGAGATAATGAAGGGTATGAGAGACCTTTCTAAAGAAGAAAGACCTGTAATGGGGCAACTGGCAAATGAAGTTAGAGACTCTATAACAGAGGCTCTAGAGAAGAAAATGTTAGATGTAAAAGAAAAGGAAAAGCAGGAAAGAATATCTTCTGAAAATATAGATATAACTCTTCCTGGGAGAAAAGCTTCTTCAGGAAGATATCATCCGATAACAGAAACTATGAATATGCTTAAAGAGATATTCATAGAGATGGGATTTGATGTGGCAGAGGGACCTGAGATAGAGAAGACTGAGTATAATTTTGACGCACTGAATATCCCACAAGATCATCCTTCTAGAGATCTTCAGGATACATTTTACATGTCAGAGGATGTAGTTCTTAGAACTCATACATCTCCTGTACAGGTAAGGTATATGAAAGACAGGAAACCTCCTTTTAGAATGGTCTGCCCTGGAAAAGTATACAGAAGCGACTATGATGTTTCTCATACACCGATGTTTCACCAGATGGAAGGTTTAATGGTAGGGGAAAATATATCATTTGCCAATCTCAAGGCTATATTAACAGAATTTGTAAAGAAAGTCTTTGGAGATACAGAGGTAAGATTTAGACCACACTTTTTCCCGTTTACAGAGCCTAGTGCAGAGATGGATGTACAGTGTGTAATATGCAAGGGAAAAGGCTGCAGATTATGTAAAGACAGCGGATGGCTGGAAATAATGGGATGCGGAATGGTAGACCCTGAGGTATTAAAGGCAGTTGGATATAATCCCGAAGAGGTATCAGGGTTTGCATTTGGAATGGGAATAGAAAGAGTAACAATGCTAAGACACGGAATAGATGACCTTAGAGCATTTTTCGAAAATGATATAAGGTTCCTGAAGCAGTTTAAGTAA
- the pheT gene encoding phenylalanine--tRNA ligase subunit beta produces the protein MLISLDWLKQYVDIKENTKELENTLTMIGQEVEAIEIQGEDLDNVVVGQIVEYGRHPEAEKLSLLKVEVGEGEPLQIVCGAPNHKNGDKVVVAKLGAVLPGEFKIKKAKVRGVESCGMLCSEVELGIGEDGDGIIILPEDAPVGGEYRKYIGLDDTIFELEITPNRPDCLSHIGIAREVAAYYKRKVKYPKYEMDEVIEPASSHIHIDIEDKERCKRYCTRVLKGVKIQESPEWLKKRLRSIGLRPINNIVDITNFVMFEYNHPMHAFDLDKIDGNKIIVREAKAGEKIITLDEEERELNNGELVIADEKKPVAIAGIMGGLNTKVDEETTDVLLEVAYFTPENIRKTSKSLGLSSDSSYRFERGIDRENSIEVIDRASRLMKEIAGGEILSGVVEKYVEKYEKTELTLDIDKLNKFVGKDISVETVGEILRNLGLEIKALVGKILTVCPPSYRSDLVRTADLYEEVIRMYGFENIEDVMPEANIKAGVKDPETEAVDKVKLVLKELGLQEVINYSFIPSDGLSKLKMNVETMEIKNPINEDLAVMRPTLIYGLLSNIRDNFNRNQFDLKFFEVSRTFTPNEELAKEEVKIAMAVSGRAEKDLWNSKPEAYDFFDIKGYVEGFLEYMGINRFQLSRANNPTFHPGRSAEIRMGKDVIGSFGEIHPDVAEAMDIKKERAYVAELDLAKILKYGNSKIKYERIVKFPAVTRDLAILLDEDVLLGNMLGDIKKSSKIIESVELFDVYQGDKVESGKKSAAISVVMRKPSGTLEEKEITEGVDKILQTIRKKYNGEIRQ, from the coding sequence ATGTTAATTTCACTAGATTGGTTAAAACAGTATGTGGACATAAAAGAAAACACAAAAGAACTTGAAAATACCCTTACTATGATAGGGCAAGAGGTAGAGGCTATAGAGATCCAGGGAGAAGACTTAGACAATGTGGTTGTAGGTCAGATAGTTGAATATGGAAGACACCCTGAAGCAGAAAAACTGTCTCTTCTCAAAGTAGAAGTTGGAGAAGGGGAACCTCTTCAGATAGTATGTGGTGCACCTAACCACAAAAACGGAGATAAGGTAGTAGTGGCTAAATTGGGAGCTGTGCTTCCTGGAGAGTTTAAAATAAAAAAAGCCAAGGTAAGAGGAGTAGAATCTTGCGGGATGCTTTGCTCCGAGGTTGAACTAGGTATAGGGGAAGATGGAGATGGGATAATAATCCTTCCTGAGGATGCACCTGTGGGAGGGGAGTATAGAAAATATATCGGTCTTGATGACACAATATTTGAACTAGAAATAACTCCTAACAGACCAGACTGTCTTTCTCACATAGGTATAGCAAGAGAGGTAGCGGCTTATTATAAAAGAAAAGTAAAATATCCTAAGTATGAGATGGATGAGGTAATAGAACCAGCTTCTAGTCATATACACATAGATATAGAGGATAAGGAAAGATGTAAAAGATACTGCACGAGAGTTTTAAAGGGAGTAAAAATACAGGAATCCCCTGAATGGCTCAAGAAAAGATTGAGATCTATAGGCTTAAGACCGATAAATAACATAGTGGATATAACAAACTTTGTAATGTTTGAATATAATCATCCTATGCATGCCTTTGATTTAGATAAAATAGACGGTAATAAGATTATTGTAAGAGAGGCAAAAGCAGGGGAAAAGATAATAACTTTAGATGAAGAAGAGAGAGAATTAAACAACGGCGAGTTAGTGATCGCAGATGAAAAAAAACCTGTAGCTATAGCCGGGATAATGGGTGGGCTAAACACAAAAGTCGACGAAGAGACAACTGATGTACTTTTGGAAGTGGCTTATTTTACACCTGAAAATATTAGAAAAACTTCTAAATCACTGGGACTTTCTTCTGATTCTTCTTATAGATTTGAAAGAGGAATAGACAGAGAAAATTCTATAGAGGTAATAGACAGAGCTTCTAGACTCATGAAAGAGATCGCCGGCGGAGAGATTCTGAGTGGAGTAGTGGAAAAATACGTAGAAAAATATGAGAAAACAGAACTCACTCTAGATATAGACAAGCTTAATAAGTTTGTAGGTAAGGATATATCAGTGGAAACAGTGGGAGAGATATTAAGAAACCTCGGTCTTGAGATAAAGGCTCTGGTTGGAAAAATACTTACAGTTTGTCCTCCTAGCTACAGAAGTGACTTAGTTAGGACTGCAGATCTTTATGAAGAGGTCATTAGAATGTATGGCTTTGAAAATATAGAGGATGTAATGCCTGAGGCAAACATAAAAGCAGGAGTAAAGGATCCGGAAACAGAGGCAGTGGACAAGGTTAAACTCGTACTAAAAGAATTAGGCCTTCAAGAGGTTATAAACTACAGCTTTATACCATCTGACGGGTTATCTAAATTAAAAATGAATGTAGAAACCATGGAAATTAAAAACCCTATAAATGAAGATCTAGCAGTTATGAGACCTACACTTATCTATGGTTTACTTTCAAATATAAGAGACAATTTCAACAGAAACCAGTTTGACCTTAAATTCTTTGAAGTCTCGAGAACGTTCACACCAAATGAAGAACTTGCCAAAGAAGAGGTAAAAATCGCTATGGCAGTGTCAGGAAGAGCCGAAAAAGATTTATGGAACTCAAAACCTGAGGCTTATGATTTCTTTGATATAAAGGGTTATGTAGAGGGATTCCTTGAGTATATGGGAATAAACAGATTCCAACTTTCAAGAGCCAATAATCCTACTTTCCACCCAGGTAGGTCTGCAGAGATCAGAATGGGTAAAGATGTAATAGGAAGCTTCGGAGAGATACATCCAGATGTGGCTGAAGCTATGGATATAAAAAAGGAAAGAGCCTATGTAGCTGAATTAGACCTTGCTAAGATTCTAAAATACGGAAATAGCAAAATCAAGTATGAAAGAATTGTAAAATTCCCTGCAGTGACAAGAGATCTGGCAATTTTATTGGACGAAGATGTTCTTTTAGGAAATATGCTAGGGGATATCAAAAAGTCTTCTAAGATAATAGAAAGCGTAGAGCTATTTGACGTTTATCAAGGAGATAAAGTAGAAAGTGGTAAAAAGTCCGCAGCAATAAGTGTGGTTATGAGAAAGCCTAGTGGAACTCTAGAAGAGAAAGAGATAACAGAGGGAGTAGACAAAATACTTCAGACTATAAGAAAAAAATATAATGGTGAAATAAGACAGTAA
- a CDS encoding family 10 glycosylhydrolase, with amino-acid sequence MKRNFLLLSMYIILSFISYGQDEKISYNGVNFYKKNGDKNEFRGVWVASVANLNWPKKRSLPPREQRKDFKEILKEIKIMNMNAIIMQVRPSGDAIYRSKNAPWSRYITGTQGKYPGYDPLKFMIAASHKMGIEFHAWFNPYRIALNDEEFETLSHDNFAVKNPETVIKYGEKYYLDPGIPKVRKYLIEVVLEVVDNYDIDAVHIDDYFYPYTIEGLDFPDLDTYKTYGGDFSEIKEWRRENVNKFIEELHKEIKKREKNVKFGISPFGVWRNKQDDARGSETAAFQTSYDNLYADVLKWIDMGWVDYVIPQVYWNFGFAPAPYEKLVDWWSKETSGKKVKLYIGQGAYKVGKENWENPDELINQIYYNRSMGIEGSAFFDIKSLLENPYKLKDRLKIDVFREN; translated from the coding sequence ATGAAAAGAAATTTTTTATTATTGTCCATGTACATAATTTTAAGCTTTATTTCATACGGACAGGATGAAAAGATAAGCTATAATGGAGTTAATTTTTATAAAAAAAATGGAGATAAAAATGAATTTAGAGGGGTGTGGGTTGCCAGTGTGGCAAACTTGAACTGGCCAAAGAAGAGATCACTGCCTCCTAGAGAGCAGCGAAAAGATTTTAAAGAGATACTAAAAGAGATAAAAATAATGAATATGAATGCCATAATCATGCAGGTAAGACCATCAGGAGATGCTATATACAGGTCTAAAAATGCTCCCTGGTCAAGGTATATAACAGGAACACAGGGAAAATATCCTGGATATGACCCCCTTAAATTTATGATAGCAGCGAGCCATAAAATGGGAATAGAGTTCCATGCCTGGTTTAACCCCTATAGAATAGCACTTAATGACGAGGAGTTTGAAACTCTCAGTCATGATAACTTTGCAGTTAAAAACCCTGAAACTGTAATAAAATACGGGGAAAAATATTACCTTGACCCAGGAATTCCTAAGGTAAGAAAATACTTAATCGAGGTAGTATTAGAAGTGGTTGATAATTATGATATTGATGCTGTACACATAGATGATTATTTTTATCCGTATACAATTGAAGGCCTTGATTTTCCAGACCTAGATACTTATAAAACCTATGGAGGAGATTTTTCTGAAATAAAGGAATGGAGAAGGGAAAATGTAAATAAATTTATAGAGGAACTTCACAAAGAGATAAAGAAAAGAGAAAAAAATGTGAAGTTTGGAATCAGCCCCTTTGGAGTATGGAGAAACAAACAGGATGATGCAAGAGGTTCTGAGACAGCAGCTTTTCAGACAAGTTATGACAATCTATATGCTGATGTTCTAAAGTGGATAGATATGGGGTGGGTTGACTATGTGATACCTCAGGTATACTGGAATTTTGGATTTGCTCCTGCTCCTTATGAAAAACTTGTGGACTGGTGGTCAAAGGAAACTTCAGGCAAAAAAGTTAAGCTGTATATAGGACAGGGAGCTTATAAAGTGGGAAAAGAAAACTGGGAAAATCCAGATGAGCTCATAAATCAGATTTACTATAATAGAAGTATGGGTATAGAGGGAAGTGCTTTTTTTGATATAAAATCCTTATTGGAAAACCCATACAAACTTAAAGATAGGTTAAAAATAGATGTTTTCAGAGAAAATTAA